One region of Bacillus pumilus genomic DNA includes:
- a CDS encoding diacylglycerol kinase — protein MKRARIIYNPTSGRELFKKNLPQVLQKFEQAGYETSCHATTCAGDATQAAENAAQRDFDLIVAAGGDGTINEVVNGLAPLEKRPKLGIIPVGTTNDFARALGIPREGVLKATDAIIDGVAKPLDIGKVNGHYFINIAGGGRLTELTYEVPSKLKTMLGQLAYYLKGMEMLPSIRPTEVEIEYDGKLFHGEIMLFLVSLTNSVGGFEKLAPDSVLDDGMFDLIILKKVNLAEAIRVVSLALRGEHIHDNNVIYTKANRVKVDVKDKMQLNLDGEFGGMLPGEFENLYRHIEFIVPKATAEKIG, from the coding sequence ATGAAACGTGCTCGAATTATATACAATCCGACATCTGGGCGTGAACTCTTCAAGAAGAATTTGCCGCAGGTTTTGCAAAAATTTGAACAAGCTGGCTATGAAACATCTTGTCATGCAACGACATGTGCAGGAGATGCGACACAAGCAGCTGAGAATGCCGCACAGAGAGACTTTGATTTAATTGTAGCAGCAGGTGGAGACGGCACGATCAATGAAGTCGTCAACGGACTAGCCCCGCTTGAAAAAAGACCAAAACTAGGAATTATTCCGGTTGGAACAACAAATGACTTCGCAAGAGCACTTGGAATTCCACGAGAAGGTGTTTTAAAAGCAACAGATGCCATTATAGATGGTGTAGCGAAGCCGCTTGATATCGGTAAAGTCAATGGCCATTATTTTATTAATATTGCAGGCGGCGGCCGGTTAACAGAGCTCACCTATGAAGTGCCTAGTAAGCTGAAGACAATGCTTGGACAGCTTGCTTATTATTTAAAAGGCATGGAGATGCTTCCTTCTATCCGCCCGACAGAAGTCGAAATTGAATATGACGGCAAATTGTTTCATGGAGAAATCATGCTGTTTCTTGTTTCACTCACAAACTCAGTAGGCGGCTTTGAAAAGCTAGCGCCAGATTCTGTTTTAGATGATGGAATGTTTGACCTGATTATTTTAAAGAAGGTCAATTTAGCAGAAGCCATTCGAGTAGTCAGCCTTGCACTGCGAGGCGAGCATATTCATGATAACAATGTCATCTACACAAAAGCGAATCGCGTGAAGGTAGATGTAAAAGATAAAATGCAATTAAATTTAGATGGCGAATTCGGCGGCATGCTGCCAGGTGAATTTGAAAACCTGTATCGTCATATTGAATTTATAGTGCCAAAAGCAACAGCTGAAAAAATAGGGTAG